The following are from one region of the Klebsiella aerogenes genome:
- the nadC gene encoding carboxylating nicotinate-nucleotide diphosphorylase translates to MTPRRYNPDRRRDALLERINLDITDAVAQSLREDLGGEVDANNDISAQLLPSDARSHAVIITREDGVFCGKRWVEEVFIQLAGDDVNVTWHVADGDTVKADQPLFELDGPSRVLLTGERTALNFVQTLSGVASEVRRYVDLLKGTKTQLLDTRKTLPGLRTALKYAVLCGGGANHRLGLFDAFLIKENHIIASGSVRQAVEKAFWLHPDVPVEVEVETMHELDEALKAGADIIMLDNFTTDLMREAVKRTNGQAALEVSGNVTFNTIREFAETGVDYISVGALTKHVRALDLSMRFR, encoded by the coding sequence ATGACGCCTCGTCGCTACAACCCCGACCGCCGCCGTGACGCGCTGCTGGAACGTATTAATCTCGATATTACCGATGCTGTCGCTCAATCCCTGCGCGAAGATCTGGGTGGCGAAGTTGATGCCAACAACGACATTAGCGCGCAATTATTGCCATCGGATGCGCGTTCTCATGCCGTCATTATTACTCGCGAAGATGGCGTATTTTGCGGTAAGCGCTGGGTAGAAGAGGTCTTTATTCAACTTGCCGGAGACGATGTCAACGTTACCTGGCACGTAGCCGACGGCGATACGGTCAAGGCCGATCAGCCGTTGTTCGAGCTGGATGGCCCGTCGCGGGTGCTGCTGACCGGTGAACGCACCGCGCTGAACTTCGTGCAGACCCTTTCCGGTGTAGCCAGCGAAGTACGCCGCTATGTTGATCTGCTGAAAGGCACCAAAACCCAGCTGCTGGACACGCGCAAGACGCTGCCAGGCCTGCGCACCGCACTGAAGTACGCAGTCCTGTGCGGCGGCGGCGCTAACCATCGTTTGGGCCTCTTCGACGCTTTCCTGATCAAAGAGAACCACATCATCGCGTCCGGCTCGGTACGCCAGGCGGTAGAAAAAGCTTTCTGGCTGCACCCTGATGTACCGGTGGAAGTGGAAGTCGAAACCATGCATGAGCTGGACGAGGCGTTAAAAGCCGGTGCTGACATCATCATGCTCGATAACTTCACCACCGACCTGATGCGCGAAGCGGTAAAACGTACCAACGGCCAGGCGGCGCTGGAAGTTTCCGGCAACGTCACCTTTAATACCATCCGCGAATTTGCTGAAACGGGCGTTGACTACATTTCCGTCGGCGCGCTGACCAAGCATGTGCGCGCACTCGATCTGTCCATGCGTTTTCGTTAA
- the ppdD gene encoding prepilin peptidase-dependent pilin — protein MDKQRGFTLIELMVVIGIIAILSAIGIPAYQNYLRKAALTDMLQTFVPYRTAIELCALDHGGLTGCDGGSNGIPSPTTTRYVSAMNVTRGVVTLDGQESLNGLTVTLTPSWDNASGITGWQRVCAIGEDSALQQACEDVFRFN, from the coding sequence ATGGACAAGCAACGTGGTTTTACCCTGATTGAATTAATGGTGGTCATCGGCATTATTGCCATCCTCAGCGCCATCGGCATCCCGGCCTACCAGAACTACCTGCGTAAAGCCGCGCTCACCGACATGCTGCAGACCTTTGTCCCCTACCGCACCGCGATAGAACTCTGCGCGTTGGATCACGGGGGGCTAACCGGCTGCGACGGCGGCAGCAACGGTATTCCCTCCCCGACCACCACCCGCTACGTATCGGCGATGAACGTCACCCGGGGCGTCGTCACCCTGGATGGCCAGGAGAGCCTGAACGGACTTACCGTTACCCTGACGCCATCCTGGGATAACGCCAGCGGCATCACCGGCTGGCAGCGCGTCTGCGCCATCGGTGAAGACAGCGCGCTGCAACAGGCCTGCGAAGACGTATTCCGCTTTAACTAA
- a CDS encoding family 43 glycosylhydrolase, translating into MNNWPNPFIAQRADPFILRHHDHYYFIASVPEYDRLEIRRAPTLEGLREATSVIVWRKPQSGPMSQLIWAPELHEIDGKWIIYFAAAHTHDLDAQGMFQHRMFALECTDSDPLSGRWEEKGQIVTPLDTFALDATTFSHQGKRWYLWAQKDPQIAGNTNLYLAELENPWTLKGKPVMLSKPEFDWECRGFMVNEGPAVLMHGDKLFISYSASATDENYCMGLLWIDVQDDPRQPANWHKALQPVFRTSNENRQYGPGHNSFTQTAEGEDVLVYHARNYTEIEGDPLYDPNRHTRLKLVCWQENGMPDFGIPPADTL; encoded by the coding sequence ATGAACAACTGGCCAAACCCGTTTATTGCACAGCGTGCGGACCCTTTTATCCTGCGCCATCACGACCATTACTATTTTATTGCCTCGGTGCCGGAATATGACCGGCTGGAAATTCGCCGCGCCCCAACGCTGGAGGGTCTGCGCGAGGCCACGTCGGTTATCGTCTGGCGTAAACCGCAAAGCGGCCCGATGAGCCAGCTGATTTGGGCACCGGAACTGCATGAAATCGACGGTAAATGGATTATCTACTTTGCCGCGGCCCATACCCATGACCTTGATGCCCAGGGCATGTTTCAGCATCGCATGTTCGCGCTGGAGTGTACCGACAGCGATCCGCTCAGCGGTCGCTGGGAGGAAAAAGGACAAATCGTCACCCCGCTCGATACCTTCGCGCTCGATGCCACCACCTTTTCTCATCAAGGTAAACGCTGGTACCTGTGGGCGCAAAAAGACCCGCAGATCGCCGGCAATACCAATCTTTATTTAGCGGAACTGGAAAACCCGTGGACGCTAAAAGGCAAGCCGGTAATGCTGAGCAAACCTGAATTCGACTGGGAATGCAGGGGATTTATGGTCAACGAAGGGCCGGCGGTACTGATGCATGGCGATAAGCTGTTTATCAGCTACTCTGCTAGCGCCACCGATGAAAACTACTGTATGGGATTATTGTGGATCGATGTTCAGGACGATCCGCGGCAACCGGCAAACTGGCATAAAGCGCTACAGCCGGTCTTTCGCACCAGTAATGAAAACCGCCAGTATGGCCCAGGCCACAACAGCTTTACGCAAACGGCGGAAGGAGAAGATGTGCTGGTCTATCATGCGCGCAACTACACCGAAATTGAAGGCGACCCATTGTACGATCCTAATCGCCACACCCGACTGAAGCTGGTTTGCTGGCAAGAAAATGGGATGCCCGACTTCGGCATCCCCCCTGCTGATACGTTGTAG
- the yacG gene encoding DNA gyrase inhibitor YacG — protein sequence MSEETIVNCPTCGKNVIWGEQSPFRPFCSKRCQLIDLGEWAAEEKRIPSSGDLSDSDDWSEPQQ from the coding sequence ATGTCTGAAGAGACTATCGTTAACTGCCCAACTTGCGGCAAAAACGTCATTTGGGGCGAACAAAGCCCATTTCGCCCATTTTGCTCAAAGCGCTGCCAGCTGATCGATCTCGGTGAATGGGCGGCGGAAGAGAAACGCATCCCCAGCTCCGGCGATCTGTCCGATAGCGATGACTGGAGCGAACCGCAGCAGTAA
- the mutT gene encoding 8-oxo-dGTP diphosphatase MutT produces MKKLQIAVGIIRNPQGEIFITQRAADAHMANKLEFPGGKIEAEETAEQALVRELQEEVGITVTSSTLFDKLEYQFPDRHITLWFYLVESWQGEPWGKEGQPGQWIAQQALVADAFPPANEPVISRLIALA; encoded by the coding sequence ATGAAAAAACTGCAAATCGCTGTCGGGATTATTCGCAATCCGCAGGGCGAGATCTTTATCACTCAGCGTGCTGCTGACGCCCATATGGCCAACAAGCTGGAATTTCCAGGCGGGAAAATTGAGGCTGAGGAAACGGCGGAGCAGGCGCTGGTTCGTGAACTGCAGGAAGAAGTTGGGATTACGGTCACGTCGTCTACGCTGTTCGATAAGCTGGAGTATCAGTTTCCTGACCGCCATATCACGCTGTGGTTCTATCTGGTGGAAAGCTGGCAAGGCGAGCCATGGGGCAAAGAGGGGCAGCCGGGACAGTGGATAGCGCAGCAGGCGCTGGTTGCAGATGCGTTTCCGCCCGCGAATGAGCCGGTCATCAGCAGGCTTATTGCGCTGGCCTGA
- the zapD gene encoding cell division protein ZapD: MHTPVLFEHPLNEKMRTWLRIEFLLQQISSRPTIATYADALHFFRNTGDLLDVFERGEVRTDLLKELERQQRKLQSWAEVPGVDQQRIDALRQQLKQSGSVLISAPRLGQFLREDRLIGLVRQRLSIPGGCCSFDLPTLHIWLHMPQEYRDEQVAKWLASLTPMMQSLDLILDLIRNSAPFRKQTSLNGFYQDNGDDADLLRLRLDLASQLYPQISGHKSRFAIRFLPLDSEHGIVPERFDFELACC, from the coding sequence ATGCATACCCCTGTTCTCTTCGAACATCCGCTCAATGAGAAAATGCGTACCTGGTTGCGCATCGAATTTCTGCTTCAGCAGATCTCTTCTCGCCCAACCATCGCCACCTACGCGGACGCGCTCCATTTTTTCCGCAATACTGGCGATCTACTGGACGTCTTTGAACGTGGCGAAGTCCGTACCGACCTACTGAAAGAGCTGGAACGACAACAGCGGAAATTGCAATCCTGGGCCGAAGTTCCCGGCGTCGACCAACAGCGTATTGATGCTTTGCGTCAGCAGCTTAAACAGTCCGGCAGCGTCCTGATTTCCGCCCCGCGCCTTGGTCAGTTTCTGCGTGAAGACCGGTTGATAGGCCTGGTGCGCCAACGCCTGAGTATTCCGGGCGGCTGCTGCAGTTTTGATTTACCCACGCTGCATATCTGGCTGCATATGCCGCAGGAGTATCGCGATGAGCAGGTGGCGAAGTGGCTGGCAAGCCTAACGCCGATGATGCAGTCTCTGGATCTGATCCTCGATCTTATCCGCAACTCCGCGCCTTTCCGCAAGCAGACGAGCCTCAACGGTTTCTATCAGGATAACGGCGACGACGCCGACTTGCTGCGTCTGCGTTTGGATCTCGCCAGCCAACTGTATCCGCAAATATCCGGCCATAAAAGCCGCTTCGCGATTCGCTTCCTGCCGCTGGACAGCGAGCACGGCATCGTTCCGGAGCGCTTTGATTTTGAACTGGCCTGTTGCTAA
- the ampD gene encoding 1,6-anhydro-N-acetylmuramyl-L-alanine amidase AmpD has product MQLNGGWLVGARRVPSPHHDGRPDDENPSLLVVHNISLPPGEFGGPYIDALFTGTLDADAHPFFAEIVHLRVSAHCLIRRDGEIVQYVPFEKRAWHAGVSSYHGRERCNDFSIGIELEGTDTQAYTEAQYRQLAAITQTLIQRYPSIADNITGHCDIAPVRKTDPGPAFDWAKYRGMLAASSHKEIP; this is encoded by the coding sequence ATGCAGTTGAATGGTGGATGGCTGGTGGGCGCGCGTCGGGTTCCTTCGCCGCATCATGATGGCCGCCCGGATGATGAAAACCCTTCTTTACTGGTGGTACATAATATTAGCCTGCCGCCGGGCGAGTTCGGCGGCCCGTATATTGACGCGTTGTTTACCGGCACTTTGGATGCTGACGCGCATCCTTTCTTCGCCGAGATTGTCCATCTACGCGTTTCGGCGCATTGTCTGATTCGCCGCGACGGCGAGATAGTTCAATATGTGCCTTTCGAGAAACGCGCGTGGCATGCGGGCGTCTCCAGCTATCATGGCCGTGAACGTTGTAATGATTTTTCTATCGGCATTGAGCTGGAAGGGACTGATACCCAGGCTTATACCGAGGCGCAGTATCGGCAGTTGGCGGCGATCACTCAGACACTCATCCAGCGTTATCCTTCTATTGCTGATAATATTACCGGCCATTGCGATATCGCGCCGGTGCGCAAAACGGATCCCGGCCCGGCGTTTGATTGGGCAAAATACCGCGGTATGTTGGCCGCATCGTCACATAAGGAGATCCCATGA
- the hofC gene encoding protein transport protein HofC, which yields MANKQLWQWRGMDKQGMPCEGVLWRETRTQALESLERQQILLLALHRKPVQDSLWRPRYSGGVIRQLATLLRAGLPLAEGLELLSQQQPYKQWQALLQMLAQELAQGVSLSSALAQWPQIFPPLYLAMIRTGELTGKLERCCFQLAQQQQEQQRLTAKVKKALRYPIIILTLALAMVSAMLFFVLPEFAAIYQTFNTPLPLLTQVVINAGEALTRYWPLLLLVISLPVLLDRLTRHQPRWRLVRQKVLHAIPVAGPLINGQQLSQIFTILSLTQSAGISFLQGLESVQESVNCPLWRQRIAQAHAEITHGKPIWQALTNCGGFTSLCLQLIRTGEASGALDTMLDNLARHHSEQTYQQADNLATLLEPMLLVVTGTMVGVLVVAMYLPIFHLGDALGGMGG from the coding sequence ATGGCGAATAAGCAGCTCTGGCAGTGGCGTGGGATGGATAAACAAGGAATGCCATGTGAAGGCGTACTGTGGCGGGAAACACGCACACAGGCGCTGGAATCACTGGAACGACAGCAAATCCTGCTACTGGCGCTGCACCGTAAACCGGTACAGGACTCATTGTGGCGTCCACGCTACAGCGGCGGGGTTATCCGCCAACTCGCCACGCTACTGCGGGCCGGTTTACCGCTTGCCGAAGGGCTGGAACTGCTGTCCCAACAGCAACCGTATAAACAGTGGCAGGCGCTGCTGCAAATGTTGGCGCAGGAACTGGCGCAAGGCGTTTCTCTCTCCAGCGCGTTAGCTCAATGGCCGCAGATCTTCCCGCCGCTCTATCTGGCGATGATTCGCACCGGGGAACTCACCGGTAAGCTCGAACGCTGCTGCTTTCAACTCGCGCAGCAACAACAAGAGCAACAGCGGCTGACGGCCAAGGTAAAGAAAGCGCTGCGCTACCCGATCATTATTCTGACGTTAGCGCTGGCGATGGTAAGCGCAATGCTGTTTTTCGTTCTACCGGAATTCGCCGCCATCTATCAGACCTTCAATACGCCGCTCCCCTTGCTGACGCAAGTCGTCATCAACGCCGGCGAGGCGCTGACGCGGTACTGGCCGTTGCTGCTGCTCGTTATCAGCCTTCCCGTATTACTCGACCGGTTAACCCGGCACCAGCCGCGCTGGCGACTCGTGAGACAAAAGGTATTACACGCTATACCGGTGGCCGGTCCGTTGATTAACGGCCAGCAACTAAGCCAGATATTTACCATTCTTTCGCTAACCCAAAGCGCGGGTATCAGCTTTTTGCAGGGGCTGGAAAGTGTGCAGGAAAGCGTGAATTGTCCGCTATGGCGACAGCGGATTGCACAGGCGCACGCGGAGATTACCCACGGTAAACCTATCTGGCAGGCGCTGACGAATTGCGGCGGATTTACCTCACTCTGCCTCCAACTCATTCGTACCGGCGAGGCATCGGGGGCGCTGGATACGATGCTCGATAACCTGGCGCGTCATCATAGCGAGCAAACCTATCAGCAGGCGGATAACCTGGCGACGCTGCTGGAGCCCATGCTGTTGGTGGTGACCGGAACGATGGTCGGCGTACTGGTGGTAGCGATGTATCTTCCCATTTTTCATCTGGGCGATGCGCTTGGCGGGATGGGAGGATAA
- the gspE gene encoding type II secretion system protein GspE yields MKIEQLLTLCQRHHALLLNSDDQTIVIAVADTPAPELMEALRFATQKRIDIECWSQDKMDKRQHEALQSAPDSVTTGVNDVVEQVNQMLEQALRQHASDIHIEPAENQLRVRLRIDGVLHALPLLKPALAAPMAARLKVLGNLDIAEHRLPQDGQFTLTLAGRPVSFRIATLPCRGGEKIVLRLLHQVEQTLDLEALGLSSRQLAFFRAALNQPQGLLLVTGPTGSGKTVTLYSALQARNHEEVNICSVEDPLEIPLAGLNQTQINPRSGLTFQSVLRALLRQDPDIVMVGEIRDAETAEIAIKAAQTGHLVLSTLHTNSTSETLIRLQQMGVARWMISSALSLVVAQRLVRKLCPHCRRDDGRPTEVPHSLWPRPLPGWQAVGCPQCYHGYYGRLALFELLPVDSALRQAINRDLSAAEIETLARESGMMTLFESGCEAVERGLTSLEEVIRVLGLPHGE; encoded by the coding sequence ATGAAAATCGAACAGTTACTCACCCTCTGCCAACGCCATCACGCCCTACTGCTGAATAGCGACGATCAGACTATTGTTATCGCCGTCGCTGATACGCCAGCGCCTGAATTAATGGAAGCGCTGCGCTTCGCCACCCAAAAGCGTATCGATATCGAATGCTGGAGCCAGGATAAAATGGATAAGCGCCAGCATGAAGCGCTGCAGTCTGCGCCAGATTCCGTCACGACTGGCGTAAATGACGTGGTTGAGCAGGTGAACCAGATGCTGGAGCAAGCTCTACGTCAACACGCCTCTGATATCCATATTGAGCCTGCAGAAAATCAGCTACGGGTGCGCTTACGGATCGATGGCGTGCTACATGCCCTACCGCTGCTGAAGCCAGCCCTGGCCGCGCCAATGGCCGCCCGGTTGAAAGTGCTGGGTAATCTTGATATCGCCGAACACCGCTTGCCGCAGGATGGGCAATTCACCCTGACGCTCGCCGGGCGTCCGGTCTCGTTTCGCATTGCTACCCTCCCCTGTCGCGGCGGGGAGAAAATCGTCCTACGTTTATTACACCAGGTGGAACAGACCCTGGATCTGGAAGCCCTGGGGCTCTCTTCTCGCCAGCTCGCTTTTTTTCGCGCCGCGCTGAATCAGCCGCAGGGGTTGCTGCTGGTTACCGGGCCGACAGGCAGCGGTAAAACCGTCACGCTGTACAGCGCATTGCAGGCAAGAAATCACGAAGAAGTTAATATCTGCAGCGTAGAGGATCCGCTGGAGATCCCCCTTGCCGGACTAAACCAAACGCAGATCAACCCGCGATCCGGCCTCACTTTTCAAAGCGTCCTGCGGGCGCTGCTGCGTCAGGATCCGGACATCGTCATGGTCGGTGAAATTCGCGATGCCGAAACGGCCGAAATAGCCATTAAGGCGGCGCAAACCGGGCACCTGGTACTGTCTACACTGCATACCAACTCCACCAGCGAAACGCTAATTCGCTTACAACAGATGGGCGTGGCGCGCTGGATGATCTCCTCAGCATTATCACTGGTGGTGGCCCAGCGTCTGGTGCGTAAGCTTTGCCCGCACTGCCGCCGTGATGATGGCCGCCCCACCGAAGTGCCGCACAGCCTGTGGCCGCGCCCGTTGCCCGGCTGGCAGGCGGTAGGCTGCCCGCAGTGCTACCACGGCTACTATGGCCGCCTGGCATTATTCGAACTGCTGCCAGTGGACAGCGCGCTACGTCAGGCCATCAACCGCGATCTTAGCGCGGCGGAAATCGAAACGCTGGCCCGCGAGTCAGGCATGATGACGCTGTTTGAAAGTGGATGCGAAGCGGTGGAACGCGGGTTGACCAGCCTCGAAGAGGTTATCCGGGTTCTGGGGCTCCCACATGGCGAATAA
- a CDS encoding GMP reductase: MRIEEDLKLGFKDVLIRPKRSTLKSRSDVQLEREFTFKHSGQTWSGVPIIAANMDTVGTFSMAKALSAFGILTAVHKHYTVEEWQTFAQSESAEVLKHVMVSTGTSDADFDKTQQILTQNPQLNFVCIDVANGYSEHFVQFVAKARAAWPQKTIIAGNVVTGEMCEELILSGADIVKVGIGPGSVCTTRVKTGVGYPQLSAVIECADAAHGLGGQIISDGGCTMPGDVAKAFGGGADFVMLGGMLAGHEESGGTVVEENGEKFMLFYGMSSESAMTRHVGGVAKYRAAEGKTVKLPLRGPVDNTARDILGGLRSACTYVGASRLKELTKRTTFIRVQEQENRVFNSL; this comes from the coding sequence ATGCGTATTGAAGAAGATCTGAAGCTTGGTTTTAAAGACGTTCTTATCCGTCCGAAACGCTCTACCCTCAAAAGCCGTTCTGATGTTCAGCTGGAACGTGAATTCACCTTTAAACATTCTGGCCAGACCTGGTCCGGTGTGCCGATTATCGCTGCCAACATGGATACCGTTGGGACCTTCAGCATGGCGAAAGCTTTGTCTGCCTTTGGTATTCTGACCGCCGTGCACAAGCACTATACCGTTGAAGAGTGGCAGACGTTTGCGCAGAGCGAATCCGCAGAAGTCCTGAAGCATGTGATGGTTTCTACCGGCACCTCCGATGCAGACTTCGACAAGACCCAACAGATCCTCACCCAGAACCCGCAGCTGAACTTCGTGTGCATTGACGTCGCCAACGGCTACTCTGAGCACTTCGTTCAGTTTGTCGCGAAAGCCCGTGCCGCCTGGCCGCAAAAAACCATTATTGCCGGCAACGTGGTGACTGGTGAAATGTGCGAAGAGTTGATTCTCTCCGGCGCCGATATCGTTAAAGTCGGCATTGGCCCAGGCTCCGTATGTACGACCCGTGTAAAAACCGGTGTCGGCTATCCGCAGCTCTCCGCGGTGATTGAGTGTGCCGATGCGGCACACGGCCTTGGCGGCCAGATCATCAGCGATGGCGGCTGCACCATGCCGGGTGATGTCGCGAAAGCCTTTGGCGGCGGCGCTGATTTCGTCATGCTCGGCGGTATGCTGGCAGGTCATGAAGAGAGCGGCGGTACCGTGGTTGAAGAAAACGGTGAAAAATTCATGCTGTTCTACGGCATGAGCTCCGAGTCTGCGATGACTCGCCACGTCGGCGGCGTTGCGAAGTACCGCGCGGCAGAAGGCAAAACCGTTAAGCTGCCGCTGCGTGGCCCGGTTGATAATACCGCTCGTGATATCCTCGGCGGCCTGCGTTCAGCGTGCACCTACGTGGGCGCGTCTCGCCTGAAAGAGCTGACCAAACGTACGACCTTTATCCGCGTACAGGAACAAGAGAACCGCGTGTTCAATAGCCTGTAA
- the ampE gene encoding beta-lactamase regulator AmpE — protein sequence MTLFTTLLVLIAERLFKLGEHWQLDHRLEVLFRRVKHFSLFGTLLMTVVMVAVVFVIQRLLQGQLFNVPLLVFWILLGLLCIGAGKVRLHYHAYLKAAANNDSHACDSMASELTLIHGVPPGCDRQEYLRELQNALLWINYRYYLAPLFWLVVGGPWGLLTLTAYCVLRAWQTWLARYQTPRHRLQSGIDGILHIVDWVPVRLVGVVYALLGHGEKALPAWFASLGDRHSSQYQVLTRLAQFSLAREPHVDAVETPKAAVSMAKKTSLVVVVIMALLTIYGTLI from the coding sequence ATGACGTTGTTTACTACGCTGCTGGTTCTCATCGCTGAGCGTCTGTTCAAACTTGGCGAACACTGGCAGCTCGATCACCGCCTTGAGGTACTGTTCCGCCGCGTGAAGCATTTTTCGCTGTTCGGCACGTTACTCATGACCGTTGTTATGGTTGCGGTGGTGTTTGTGATTCAACGCCTGCTACAGGGGCAGTTGTTTAACGTACCGCTGCTGGTGTTCTGGATTTTACTCGGCCTGTTGTGCATCGGCGCAGGTAAAGTGCGTCTGCATTACCACGCCTATCTGAAAGCGGCGGCTAACAACGATAGCCATGCTTGCGACTCCATGGCCAGCGAGTTGACGCTTATCCACGGCGTGCCGCCCGGCTGCGATCGTCAGGAGTATTTGCGCGAGCTGCAAAACGCGCTGCTGTGGATTAACTATCGTTATTATCTCGCGCCACTGTTCTGGCTGGTGGTCGGCGGCCCGTGGGGGCTATTGACGTTGACGGCCTACTGCGTGCTGCGCGCCTGGCAGACCTGGCTTGCGCGCTATCAGACGCCGCGCCATCGTTTACAGTCCGGTATTGACGGCATTCTGCATATTGTCGACTGGGTGCCGGTACGGCTGGTTGGCGTGGTGTATGCGCTGCTTGGCCACGGAGAGAAAGCGCTGCCGGCCTGGTTCGCCTCGCTGGGCGATCGCCATTCGTCGCAGTATCAAGTGTTAACCCGTCTGGCGCAGTTCTCACTGGCTCGCGAACCGCACGTCGACGCGGTCGAGACGCCAAAGGCTGCGGTGTCGATGGCAAAGAAAACGTCGCTGGTGGTGGTGGTGATTATGGCGCTGCTGACGATCTACGGGACTTTGATTTAA
- the coaE gene encoding dephospho-CoA kinase (Dephospho-CoA kinase (CoaE) performs the final step in coenzyme A biosynthesis.), whose protein sequence is MGYTVALTGGIGSGKSTVADEFAHLGVAVIDADIIARQVVEPGTPALLAITAQFGPQMINDDGSLDRRRLRERIFANNEDKAWLNALLHPLIQQETRRQMQAATSPYLLWVVPLLVENRLTDKADRVLVVDVPRETQIERTIRRDGVSREHAEHILAAQATREQRLAAADDVIENMGPADAVASHVARLHEKYLMLASQAVSQEKP, encoded by the coding sequence ATGGGGTATACGGTAGCGTTAACAGGCGGCATCGGCAGTGGTAAAAGTACCGTCGCCGACGAATTTGCTCACCTGGGCGTGGCCGTTATCGATGCCGATATTATCGCACGTCAGGTTGTTGAGCCCGGTACCCCCGCCCTGCTCGCCATCACCGCACAGTTTGGTCCGCAGATGATCAACGACGATGGCAGCCTGGATCGCCGCCGCTTACGCGAACGCATTTTTGCCAATAACGAGGACAAAGCCTGGCTCAACGCGCTGCTGCATCCGCTGATTCAGCAAGAAACGCGCCGCCAGATGCAAGCCGCTACCTCGCCTTATCTTCTCTGGGTCGTACCCTTGCTGGTCGAAAACCGTCTGACCGATAAAGCCGATCGAGTACTGGTCGTCGATGTGCCGAGAGAAACGCAAATCGAGCGCACGATACGCCGCGATGGGGTCAGTCGCGAACATGCCGAACATATTCTTGCCGCTCAGGCGACGCGCGAACAGCGCCTGGCTGCAGCGGATGATGTTATTGAAAACATGGGCCCTGCGGATGCCGTCGCATCCCACGTCGCCCGCCTGCACGAAAAGTATTTAATGCTGGCATCGCAGGCCGTCTCACAGGAAAAACCGTAA